Proteins encoded together in one Planctopirus ephydatiae window:
- a CDS encoding beta-ketoacyl-[acyl-carrier-protein] synthase family protein, with the protein MAGNNLHTDAVPRIVVTGVGIVSPIGIGKEAFWDSLSQGVSGIQADSSISGHPLGAKVNEFDPVAHIYQKKFIRVMPREVQLGVAAASMAMKDAGLERGSLDPYRIGVEFGASHISTSAEDLLDAARGLKTVVDPELFASQFGSANMDQIGPLWLIKQLPNMPACHVAMEHDARGPNNTITSSESSAILALAEAVRIIERGAADVMIVGACSSHFDPVEWTRVTTYEQLSQESDPDRACRPFDLNRSGTVMGEGAGAFIIERYEHAMARGATIYGEVLGVGAGCDGAGLENRRQGTGLVRAIEHALRRSQLTPQHLGHINAHGKGTVIDDLTEAKAYHRVLGSVAETIPVTALKSYFGHFDAGAGAVELVGSILALRHRLIPHTLNYHTPDPECRLKIVRGEPRRMTSDIALSVNRTRMGQSAAAVIRAI; encoded by the coding sequence ATGGCAGGCAATAACTTACATACAGATGCTGTCCCACGCATTGTGGTGACCGGGGTGGGTATTGTCTCGCCCATTGGTATTGGGAAAGAGGCATTCTGGGACAGCCTCAGCCAGGGAGTATCTGGAATACAAGCAGATTCCAGCATCTCTGGCCATCCGTTGGGGGCAAAGGTCAATGAGTTTGACCCTGTCGCTCATATTTATCAGAAGAAATTTATTCGCGTCATGCCGCGAGAAGTGCAACTAGGTGTTGCCGCAGCCTCAATGGCGATGAAAGATGCCGGCCTGGAGCGAGGCTCCCTCGATCCTTATCGCATCGGTGTCGAATTTGGTGCCAGTCATATTTCGACCTCAGCTGAAGATCTGCTTGATGCCGCCCGCGGCCTGAAAACAGTTGTCGATCCCGAACTCTTCGCCAGTCAATTTGGTTCTGCGAATATGGATCAGATCGGCCCGCTGTGGCTGATCAAGCAATTGCCCAACATGCCTGCCTGCCATGTTGCGATGGAGCACGATGCCCGCGGCCCGAACAATACAATTACCAGTTCGGAATCGTCGGCAATCCTGGCACTCGCCGAAGCCGTTCGAATCATCGAACGTGGTGCCGCAGATGTCATGATCGTGGGTGCGTGCAGTTCGCATTTTGACCCAGTCGAATGGACACGAGTAACCACTTACGAGCAGTTGAGCCAGGAATCCGATCCTGATCGTGCCTGCCGCCCATTCGATTTGAATCGCTCGGGAACGGTCATGGGTGAAGGAGCAGGGGCGTTCATTATCGAACGATATGAGCACGCCATGGCTCGTGGTGCGACCATCTATGGGGAAGTGCTGGGAGTCGGGGCAGGTTGTGATGGTGCAGGTTTAGAAAATCGCCGCCAGGGGACAGGTCTGGTGCGTGCGATTGAGCATGCTTTGCGCCGCAGTCAGCTGACTCCGCAGCATCTGGGCCATATCAACGCTCACGGCAAAGGGACCGTCATTGATGACCTGACAGAGGCCAAGGCCTACCACAGGGTTCTCGGGTCTGTCGCGGAGACGATCCCGGTCACGGCATTGAAGAGTTACTTTGGACACTTCGATGCCGGTGCTGGTGCTGTCGAACTCGTAGGCAGCATTCTCGCGTTACGCCACCGGCTGATTCCCCATACACTCAATTACCACACTCCAGATCCTGAGTGTCGACTCAAAATTGTCCGCGGCGAGCCACGACGTATGACGAGTGATATCGCCCTGAGTGTCAATCGCACGCGTATGGGTCAAAGTGCTGCTGCTGTCATTCGTGCGATTTAG
- a CDS encoding AAA family ATPase, whose product MATEKRDFDDFLEKFRKHRELMQEELSKIIVGQKPVIEQILGAIFTGGHCLLEGVPGLAKTLTVATIAQILDVHFKRVQFTPDLMPSDITGTNVLDENESGRREFRFVEGPVFTNVLLADEINRTPPKTQAALLQAMQEREVTVGQTTYRLPEPFFVIATQNPIEQEGTYPLPEAQLDRFMFNVVVDYPNLSEEEEILTATTRGERPEIRKVLSAKSILFLQKQVSMVEIGPLTVNYVARLVRATRPRDDSAPKFIRDLVDWGAGPRAGQFLIAGAKAMAAMDGRPSVAIEDIHRVAIPVLRHRISTNFQAQAEGLSREAIIARLLDAVPEPSIKKYS is encoded by the coding sequence GTGGCCACAGAAAAACGAGACTTTGACGATTTTCTGGAGAAGTTCCGCAAACACCGCGAACTGATGCAGGAAGAACTCAGCAAGATCATCGTTGGTCAAAAGCCTGTCATTGAGCAGATTCTCGGAGCCATCTTCACTGGTGGGCACTGCCTCCTCGAAGGTGTGCCTGGTCTTGCCAAAACTCTCACAGTCGCCACCATCGCTCAGATTCTGGATGTCCACTTCAAACGCGTGCAATTCACTCCCGATCTCATGCCTTCAGACATCACGGGTACGAACGTCCTTGACGAAAACGAAAGTGGCCGACGCGAATTCCGTTTTGTCGAAGGCCCGGTCTTCACGAACGTCTTACTGGCCGACGAAATCAATCGCACGCCACCCAAAACACAGGCGGCACTTTTGCAGGCCATGCAGGAACGGGAGGTGACTGTCGGCCAAACCACCTACCGCCTCCCAGAGCCTTTCTTCGTCATTGCCACTCAAAATCCCATTGAGCAGGAAGGAACTTACCCACTTCCTGAGGCACAACTTGACCGTTTCATGTTCAACGTCGTCGTCGATTATCCCAATCTCTCGGAAGAAGAAGAAATACTCACCGCCACCACACGTGGCGAACGACCAGAGATCCGTAAAGTCCTTTCCGCAAAATCCATTCTGTTCCTGCAGAAACAAGTGAGCATGGTCGAAATTGGCCCACTTACAGTGAACTATGTCGCCCGGTTAGTTCGCGCCACCAGGCCACGCGACGATTCCGCACCAAAGTTCATCCGCGACCTGGTGGATTGGGGAGCAGGGCCCAGAGCCGGGCAATTCCTGATTGCCGGGGCCAAGGCCATGGCAGCGATGGATGGTCGCCCGAGCGTCGCCATTGAAGATATTCATCGCGTGGCCATTCCCGTTCTCAGACATCGCATTTCCACCAACTTCCAGGCCCAGGCTGAAGGACTTTCACGCGAAGCCATCATTGCCCGTTTGCTCGATGCTGTCCCTGAGCCATCGATCAAGAAATACTCCTGA
- a CDS encoding flagellar export chaperone FliS, with amino-acid sequence MTSPNEYFLASIETASPYQLHKMVVDAAVRNARFAVEQWNTANFDDVLEAVAKARACVAELMNGVREEAAPELASRQQALFAFCYKQLVMADVERSPVHAANGLRILMIHQETWQLLGEKLAAANSSGIPQPNHLRVSRPNSLHPTGRHTIDHGDELLGSGFSMWT; translated from the coding sequence GTGACTTCTCCGAACGAATACTTTCTGGCCAGTATCGAGACAGCTTCCCCATACCAGTTACACAAAATGGTGGTGGATGCTGCTGTCCGGAATGCTCGTTTTGCAGTTGAGCAGTGGAATACAGCCAATTTTGATGATGTCCTGGAGGCTGTGGCCAAGGCGAGAGCTTGTGTGGCTGAGTTAATGAATGGTGTCCGCGAGGAAGCTGCTCCTGAACTGGCCTCGAGACAGCAGGCCTTGTTTGCCTTCTGCTATAAGCAGTTGGTGATGGCAGATGTCGAGCGGAGCCCAGTGCATGCAGCAAATGGCTTACGAATTCTGATGATTCATCAAGAGACGTGGCAGCTGTTGGGTGAAAAGCTGGCAGCTGCTAACTCCAGTGGAATTCCTCAGCCAAATCACTTGAGAGTCAGCCGACCCAACTCTCTGCATCCCACAGGTCGGCATACCATTGACCATGGCGACGAACTTCTAGGTTCTGGTTTTTCCATGTGGACATAA
- a CDS encoding PAS domain-containing hybrid sensor histidine kinase/response regulator: protein MVLSLSPDIPTIESVEQCLQAIGHATLLVGSNEWDVLYANFAYEEMMSCQQAEITGKRLIEIHEGCWNRSALLSSLKNACHGDRLERIIVEHNDSNGSNRSFEVHHRVAQLGTSRSCHLLSFRDISVIRQLEGAYKRIEARHQALLDSAVDAIVIINIRGVIKAFNPAAERVFGFSSDEVLGLNVNMLMPSPYQQEHDNYLKRYLETKERRVIGIGREVIGKRKDGTVFPMNLSISEVTDGEERFFVGTVRDVTHNKRTEEALRDSEAHVRAILETAVDAIITIDESGLIKSLNSAAQKMFGYSHHEMIGENVCMLMPDPYRGEHDGYLQKYQQTGMRRVIGIGRETVGRRRDGSTFPMELSVSEVRQGARRYFTGIVRDITERKRYEDRLRESIEESSRSQARLKIQAEELVQQATCLSEARKSAEAANRAKSDFLANMSHEIRTPMTAILGFAEQVSASLNRSEDCEALSIIRRNGEHLLKLINDILDISKIESGLFVIEKTTCDLRALIHDLVQSIGPKAAQKKIGLTVNFATNVPVCIETDVLRLKQSLMNLLSNAVKFTEQGGVDLSVRMTEEFTTAPRLQMQICDTGIGIAAEHLDKLFIPFSQADSSVSRRFGGTGLGLAISKRLIELMGGDLQVKSILGSGSSFTITLPTGKISHSALGTSRQISGPRLTRALKAEARVRDTPRSILLAEDGLDNQKLIDLILRKAGHDLTVAEHGGVAIALYERAIAEGQNIDMILMDMQMPFVDGYEATRRLRSMGCQIPIVALTAHAMVGDREKCLQAGCTEYMTKPIDRHALLQLIDELGHPSAVVSQQPI from the coding sequence ATGGTGTTGTCGTTATCGCCCGACATTCCGACGATTGAGAGCGTTGAACAGTGCCTGCAAGCCATTGGTCATGCCACATTACTCGTGGGATCAAACGAGTGGGACGTGCTCTATGCGAACTTCGCCTACGAAGAGATGATGTCGTGTCAGCAGGCGGAGATTACAGGGAAACGTCTGATTGAGATTCACGAGGGGTGCTGGAATCGATCCGCATTACTGAGTTCTTTGAAGAATGCTTGCCACGGCGATCGGCTGGAACGGATTATCGTCGAGCACAATGATTCGAATGGGTCAAATCGTTCCTTCGAAGTGCATCATCGGGTGGCACAACTGGGAACATCGAGGTCGTGTCACCTGCTGAGTTTTCGCGATATCTCCGTCATTCGCCAGCTTGAAGGTGCTTATAAACGGATTGAGGCCCGCCACCAGGCTTTGCTGGATTCGGCTGTGGATGCGATCGTGATCATCAACATCCGTGGGGTGATCAAGGCTTTTAATCCTGCCGCGGAGCGTGTGTTTGGATTTTCGAGCGATGAAGTTCTGGGTTTGAACGTCAATATGCTCATGCCTTCGCCTTATCAGCAGGAGCATGACAATTATCTGAAACGCTATCTCGAAACCAAAGAGAGGCGAGTCATCGGGATTGGTCGAGAAGTGATAGGAAAACGGAAAGACGGAACCGTTTTTCCGATGAATCTATCAATTTCAGAAGTCACAGACGGTGAAGAAAGATTTTTTGTCGGGACAGTTCGGGATGTTACCCATAATAAGCGAACGGAAGAAGCACTTCGAGACAGTGAAGCCCACGTCCGTGCCATACTGGAAACGGCGGTCGATGCGATCATTACGATCGATGAATCGGGATTGATCAAATCGCTGAATTCAGCCGCTCAAAAGATGTTTGGTTACTCGCATCATGAGATGATTGGCGAGAACGTGTGCATGCTGATGCCGGATCCTTATCGTGGTGAGCATGATGGTTATCTGCAGAAGTATCAGCAGACTGGAATGCGGCGTGTGATTGGGATTGGTCGGGAGACTGTGGGCCGAAGGCGCGATGGTTCGACCTTTCCGATGGAGTTGTCCGTCAGTGAAGTCAGGCAGGGTGCAAGGCGTTACTTCACAGGGATCGTGAGAGATATCACTGAGCGCAAGCGATACGAAGATCGCTTGCGAGAATCGATTGAAGAATCTTCGAGATCTCAGGCTCGATTAAAGATTCAGGCTGAGGAATTGGTACAGCAGGCGACATGTCTTTCTGAGGCAAGAAAATCGGCAGAGGCAGCGAATCGTGCGAAGTCTGATTTTCTGGCGAATATGAGTCATGAGATTCGGACGCCGATGACAGCCATTCTGGGTTTTGCCGAGCAAGTTTCTGCGAGTTTGAATCGATCAGAGGATTGTGAAGCGTTGTCGATCATTCGGCGGAATGGCGAGCATCTGCTCAAACTGATTAACGATATTCTCGATATCTCGAAGATTGAATCCGGTCTGTTTGTCATTGAGAAAACGACATGTGACTTGCGCGCGCTGATTCATGATCTCGTGCAATCGATCGGGCCTAAAGCCGCGCAAAAGAAGATCGGATTGACAGTGAATTTTGCGACGAATGTGCCCGTCTGCATCGAGACTGATGTTCTGAGGCTGAAGCAATCGCTGATGAATCTGTTGAGCAATGCCGTCAAATTTACGGAGCAAGGCGGTGTGGATCTTTCTGTGCGAATGACGGAAGAGTTTACGACCGCACCACGTCTACAGATGCAGATTTGTGATACGGGAATCGGGATCGCGGCTGAGCATCTGGATAAGTTGTTTATTCCATTCTCGCAGGCTGATTCTTCGGTGAGTAGACGATTTGGAGGAACTGGATTAGGGCTGGCAATCAGTAAGCGATTAATTGAATTAATGGGCGGTGATCTGCAGGTCAAAAGTATTCTCGGGAGTGGGTCATCCTTCACGATCACATTGCCAACCGGAAAAATCAGTCATTCGGCTCTGGGAACTTCGCGACAGATCTCTGGCCCACGGTTGACAAGAGCACTCAAAGCGGAAGCCAGAGTTCGGGATACACCCCGGAGCATCTTGCTGGCTGAAGATGGCTTGGATAATCAGAAACTGATCGATCTGATTCTCCGTAAGGCGGGGCACGATCTGACTGTTGCCGAACATGGAGGAGTTGCGATTGCCCTGTATGAGCGGGCCATCGCAGAGGGGCAGAATATCGACATGATCCTGATGGATATGCAGATGCCCTTTGTGGATGGTTACGAGGCAACACGCCGGTTGCGAAGTATGGGATGTCAAATTCCGATTGTGGCGTTAACAGCCCATGCCATGGTGGGTGATCGCGAGAAGTGCCTGCAGGCGGGATGTACGGAGTACATGACCAAGCCGATTGATCGCCATGCCTTGCTGCAACTGATTGATGAACTGGGTCATCCTTCGGCCGTCGTGAGTCAGCAGCCCATTTGA
- the fliD gene encoding flagellar filament capping protein FliD: MTGISTGTGLISGIDYSALTDAIINAERAPAARLESRLKNVQSKQAAFTQLSATILNLQTATSKLASASTFRTTSVAVGDPNQLAVTTRSGAQVGSYQFQAIREASFAQTTSRGFANADTQTVGKAGQIKISNPARLNSTTRLELLNGGSGVQRGNIRITDRTGTTATVDLSKAVSIEDVVSALNEASGINISARIQQDRLVITDLSGGSGSLTIADISGGKTASQLGIATTVSGSTLTGNDLFEVTENFLLSTINDGNGLYQQASVDDLRFTTADGSQIDVNLDGALTIGDVLTRINDDADNAGKLSASLVNGRLVLADQTTGAGTLAVANLNSSNAKDVLGLETTPAGGTLTGSRLAAGLGTVLLKNLNGGAGVTTQGTIEVTDRTGKTAQINLLSAETLEDVLLAINSATDSGGNPLAVTASVDNSGTGIRLVDTSGSSASPLVVADVGGGTTAADLKIAGSTTTTSIASGSLKLSSINEATSLSTYSTAGVSVPTGSFRINDSSGSQFVVTVSSTTKTVGDVLSAINQATGGQVTAQLSRSGDGIELVDQAAGGGTLSVEEISGKTATELNLLGSGVVGGDGKQVIDGRRVLTIDVAATDTVNNVISKLNSLGGRVRATAINTGSLVSPVKISFSATASGSRGSFLIEDANDVLGVTDPANGSDAVLRVGNSAASAYFLTSPINSFNNVATAVDVSIKAVGANPTNVTISRNNAATSQIVSDFVTSYNTVLSTISTLTAFNTATNTRAILQGEASVLRVQESLSSIVNYRNSGATGDIRSLGDLGVTVTTGGQLQIDTAKLNDALAASPESVAAFFTTDETGVGKQLDSLAKSMTDSIDGSLTNTTKSLEATATTITGQVKRIDDRLALRRTRLTLQFTQLETVINSLQSQGNALTSFLTQFNNSRSSR; encoded by the coding sequence ATGACTGGCATTTCCACTGGAACCGGACTGATCAGTGGTATTGATTATTCAGCGTTGACAGATGCGATCATCAATGCCGAACGTGCCCCTGCGGCTCGACTGGAATCGAGACTGAAGAATGTTCAGTCTAAGCAGGCGGCGTTTACGCAGCTTTCGGCAACGATTTTGAATCTTCAGACAGCCACCAGTAAGCTGGCTTCCGCTTCGACCTTTCGCACGACGAGCGTGGCGGTAGGTGATCCGAATCAGCTTGCAGTGACCACCAGATCTGGCGCACAGGTGGGAAGTTATCAGTTTCAGGCCATTCGAGAGGCCAGTTTTGCCCAGACGACTTCCCGCGGTTTTGCAAATGCCGACACACAAACTGTCGGCAAAGCCGGTCAGATTAAAATTTCGAATCCTGCACGATTGAACTCGACCACACGGTTGGAACTGCTCAATGGAGGGAGTGGAGTTCAGAGAGGGAATATCCGCATTACCGACCGGACCGGAACCACGGCGACAGTCGATCTATCGAAAGCTGTTTCTATTGAAGATGTTGTCAGTGCCCTTAATGAAGCCAGTGGCATTAACATCAGCGCCAGGATTCAACAGGATCGGCTCGTCATCACCGATCTATCGGGAGGCTCGGGTTCACTGACAATTGCCGATATCTCGGGCGGAAAAACGGCGAGTCAACTGGGGATTGCGACGACAGTCAGCGGTTCGACATTAACTGGCAATGATCTGTTCGAAGTGACGGAAAACTTTCTGCTGAGCACGATTAACGACGGAAATGGCCTTTATCAGCAAGCCAGTGTTGATGACCTGAGGTTCACGACAGCCGATGGATCCCAGATTGATGTCAATCTTGATGGTGCGTTAACGATTGGTGATGTGCTGACTCGAATCAATGATGATGCGGACAATGCGGGAAAGCTCTCTGCTTCTCTGGTGAATGGTCGACTTGTCCTCGCTGATCAAACGACAGGCGCAGGGACACTGGCTGTTGCGAATTTGAATTCGTCGAATGCGAAGGATGTGCTGGGATTAGAAACCACACCCGCCGGAGGAACCTTGACGGGCAGCCGTCTGGCAGCCGGCCTGGGGACTGTACTGCTGAAAAATTTGAATGGCGGCGCAGGGGTCACGACCCAAGGCACCATTGAAGTCACAGACCGTACAGGAAAGACCGCACAGATTAATCTGTTGTCGGCAGAGACATTGGAGGATGTGCTGCTGGCGATTAACAGTGCGACTGACAGTGGCGGGAATCCTTTAGCTGTCACAGCCAGTGTGGATAATTCAGGAACTGGTATTCGCCTGGTGGACACGTCCGGAAGTTCGGCATCACCGCTGGTTGTGGCCGATGTGGGGGGAGGAACGACAGCCGCTGATCTCAAAATCGCCGGTTCGACGACGACGACATCCATCGCTTCAGGTTCTTTGAAGCTGAGTAGCATTAACGAAGCAACGAGCCTCTCCACTTATTCGACGGCAGGAGTCTCGGTTCCGACGGGATCATTTCGGATAAACGATTCGTCGGGAAGTCAGTTTGTCGTCACAGTCAGTTCTACTACAAAAACTGTGGGTGATGTGCTCTCGGCCATCAATCAGGCCACTGGTGGGCAGGTGACAGCCCAACTCAGTCGATCTGGCGACGGGATTGAACTTGTCGATCAGGCAGCGGGGGGTGGCACCCTTTCCGTCGAGGAAATCTCCGGAAAAACTGCAACGGAACTCAATCTGCTGGGGAGTGGAGTGGTTGGCGGTGATGGGAAACAGGTGATTGATGGACGACGTGTGCTCACTATTGACGTCGCAGCCACGGACACTGTGAACAATGTGATTTCAAAGCTGAATTCATTGGGTGGGCGTGTACGCGCGACTGCAATCAATACGGGTTCACTGGTCAGTCCTGTCAAAATCTCGTTCAGTGCAACCGCCAGTGGTTCTCGAGGCAGTTTCTTGATCGAAGATGCCAATGACGTACTGGGAGTCACCGATCCCGCGAATGGGAGCGATGCGGTTCTACGCGTCGGGAATTCGGCTGCCAGTGCCTACTTTTTGACCTCACCCATTAACAGCTTTAACAACGTGGCTACTGCTGTGGATGTCTCGATCAAGGCGGTCGGGGCCAATCCAACGAACGTCACTATCTCACGAAACAATGCCGCCACGAGCCAGATTGTGAGCGATTTTGTTACTTCGTATAATACGGTGCTTTCGACAATCAGCACGTTAACAGCGTTCAATACTGCCACTAACACGCGGGCCATTCTGCAGGGTGAAGCCTCTGTACTGCGTGTGCAGGAAAGTTTGAGTAGTATCGTCAATTATCGAAACTCTGGTGCAACGGGAGATATTCGATCTTTGGGTGATCTGGGTGTAACTGTCACGACTGGCGGGCAATTGCAGATTGATACGGCCAAGCTGAATGACGCGCTGGCTGCATCGCCTGAAAGTGTCGCTGCTTTCTTCACCACGGATGAGACCGGTGTTGGCAAACAGCTGGATAGTCTTGCCAAGTCGATGACAGATTCTATCGATGGTTCATTAACTAATACGACGAAGTCTTTGGAAGCGACAGCGACAACCATCACGGGGCAAGTCAAGCGAATCGATGATCGACTGGCGCTTCGCCGGACACGATTGACATTGCAGTTTACTCAGCTTGAGACGGTGATCAATTCACTGCAAAGCCAAGGGAACGCACTGACCTCATTCTTGACCCAGTTCAACAACAGTCGATCCAGTCGATAA
- a CDS encoding DUF58 domain-containing protein, whose product MPNSAEQYLNPEVIRNVSRLDLRARFIVEGFLQGLHASPFHGFSVEFSEHRRYSQGDDPKDIDWLVYAKTDRYFVKKFEAETNISGMLLMDLSASMGYTFRQQLNKFEYSICLAAALAYLMIHQQDPVGLMTFDTNINASLPPRSRRSQLAELLGLLSRLSPTGTTDFGTSMKRAAGMLRHRHLMMIFSDLLSDPDQILEGLRYLKHGGHDVILFHVLDEAEVTFPFQGASMMIDPESDESLIVDALGTRPAYLEALKTWRKTLADDSLKLGIDYVPLDTSLPFDRALVEYLSQRRARG is encoded by the coding sequence ATGCCCAACTCAGCCGAGCAGTATTTGAATCCCGAAGTGATCCGCAATGTTTCACGTCTGGATCTCCGCGCGCGTTTCATTGTTGAAGGTTTTTTGCAAGGGCTTCACGCCAGTCCTTTTCATGGTTTCAGTGTCGAATTCAGCGAACATCGCCGATATTCCCAAGGGGACGATCCCAAAGATATCGACTGGCTCGTCTACGCCAAAACAGATCGATACTTCGTCAAGAAATTTGAAGCCGAAACGAATATCTCGGGCATGCTGCTGATGGACCTCTCCGCCAGCATGGGATACACCTTCCGGCAACAACTCAACAAGTTCGAGTATTCGATCTGCCTCGCTGCGGCACTCGCATACCTGATGATTCATCAGCAGGATCCTGTCGGACTGATGACGTTCGACACCAATATCAATGCGTCATTACCACCTCGGAGCCGGCGCTCCCAACTCGCTGAACTGCTGGGTCTCCTTTCGCGATTAAGTCCGACGGGAACAACCGATTTCGGCACATCCATGAAGCGTGCAGCTGGGATGTTAAGGCACCGCCATCTGATGATGATCTTTTCTGATCTCCTTTCTGATCCTGATCAGATTCTGGAAGGACTTCGATACTTAAAGCATGGTGGTCACGACGTCATCCTGTTCCACGTTCTCGATGAAGCTGAAGTCACGTTTCCCTTCCAGGGGGCATCGATGATGATTGACCCCGAGAGTGATGAGTCTTTGATCGTTGACGCCTTAGGGACAAGACCTGCTTATCTCGAGGCACTCAAAACCTGGCGGAAAACTCTCGCTGACGATTCTCTCAAGCTCGGTATCGATTACGTTCCTCTGGATACCAGTTTGCCATTTGATCGAGCTTTGGTGGAATACCTCTCGCAGCGCCGAGCGAGGGGTTAA
- the glgC gene encoding glucose-1-phosphate adenylyltransferase, whose protein sequence is MRNVLALILAGGKGTRLEPLTRDRAKPAVPFGGVYRIIDFALSNCINSGLRKMLIMTQYKAASLDRHINLGWRFLCRELDEFIDILPPQQRIDESWYQGTADAVYQNIYSIEKTRADYVLILAGDHIYKMDYSQLIADHIVSGAKLTIACIPATLEEGKQFGVMQVDANRRVIEFAEKPSHPKCMPDDSTRCLASMGIYVFNAQFLYDELCRDATEPDSHRDFGKDIIPGAIRDHLVRAWPFRDKNTGKSLYWRDVGTLDAFYEANMDLVAVDPELNLYDRSWPMRTYQPQLPPPKFVFADESTTPARIGQARDSMISTGCIISGGSVTRSVLSPRVRVNSYATVEDSILFEGVEVGRHCRIRKAIIDKGVRIPEGVEIGFDPAADRERGFTVTDSGVCVLGMGYDSLLVQDWSID, encoded by the coding sequence ATGCGAAATGTACTTGCTCTGATACTCGCGGGTGGTAAAGGAACACGCCTCGAACCCTTGACTCGCGACCGCGCAAAGCCGGCAGTTCCCTTTGGGGGAGTATATCGCATTATCGATTTCGCACTCTCCAATTGTATCAACAGTGGGCTGCGAAAAATGCTTATCATGACGCAATACAAAGCCGCCAGTCTTGACCGACATATCAATCTGGGATGGCGATTCTTATGCCGTGAACTGGATGAATTTATCGACATTCTTCCTCCACAGCAGCGTATCGATGAAAGCTGGTACCAGGGGACTGCCGACGCGGTCTATCAGAATATTTATTCGATAGAAAAAACCAGAGCCGACTATGTACTGATTCTGGCTGGAGACCATATCTACAAAATGGACTACTCCCAATTAATCGCAGACCATATTGTCTCAGGTGCTAAACTGACAATTGCCTGCATCCCGGCCACTCTGGAAGAGGGAAAGCAGTTCGGCGTCATGCAGGTCGATGCTAATCGTCGAGTCATAGAATTCGCAGAAAAGCCCTCTCATCCAAAATGCATGCCCGATGATTCCACTCGTTGCCTGGCTTCGATGGGCATTTACGTTTTCAACGCTCAATTTTTATATGATGAACTTTGTCGCGATGCGACCGAACCCGATAGCCATCGCGATTTCGGAAAAGATATCATCCCCGGTGCCATACGCGATCATCTGGTCAGAGCGTGGCCATTTCGCGATAAGAACACTGGCAAATCGCTCTACTGGCGCGATGTGGGCACACTCGACGCCTTTTACGAAGCCAATATGGATCTGGTGGCTGTTGATCCCGAGTTGAATCTGTATGATCGCAGCTGGCCAATGCGGACTTATCAACCTCAATTACCGCCGCCCAAGTTTGTCTTTGCCGATGAATCAACGACACCCGCACGGATCGGACAGGCCCGTGACAGCATGATCAGTACGGGTTGCATCATCTCCGGCGGTTCAGTCACACGATCTGTACTATCACCTCGAGTGCGTGTGAACAGTTACGCGACAGTCGAGGATTCGATTCTTTTCGAAGGCGTCGAAGTGGGGAGACATTGCCGGATTCGCAAAGCGATCATCGACAAGGGAGTCAGAATCCCTGAGGGAGTCGAGATTGGTTTCGACCCCGCCGCTGATCGAGAACGAGGATTTACCGTGACAGATTCGGGAGTCTGTGTTCTCGGAATGGGGTACGACTCACTACTCGTCCAGGACTGGTCGATCGACTGA